In Chloroflexota bacterium, the sequence GCCCACGACGATGCGGTGGCGCTGTCTCAGGATGGCGCTTATCTGCTGAATGGCGTTATCGGTCTCCTTGGCGCTCACCGCCTGCACATTGATGGTCTGGACATTTTGCGCTCCAGCAGCAGTCCGCTGGCGGAACAGGCGGGCCTGCACGGTGGTGATGGGGGCGAGAACCACATCATCCGCATTGCCAAAGCCAGTGCCGCCCTTGCTCTTTAGCACCCCTATCACCTTGAACTGGAGCCCGCTTATTCTGATGGACTGGCCTACAGCGCTCACCTGTCCGAACAGGGTCTCTGCTACATTGCTACCCAGGACTACCACCATTGACCTGCTCTGCACGTTGGAGGTGGAGATGAAGTTCCCCTCAGCCACTGGAAAGTTGCGTACGAACTGGTATCCCGGGGTCACGCCCACGACCTGGGTGCGGGTATTGTTTCGGCCAGCTATCGCCTGGGCGAAGGTCTGAACCTCAGGGGCCACACCGGCCACCGACGGAGCCAGAGCGGGGTCGGCCAGGGCCTCCGCATCCTCCAGGGTCAAGCTGACGGCGCTCCCCTGCGCCCCCCTGGCCCCTGCCTCGGAGCTTGCGCCGGGGCGAACGAAGAGTAGATTGGTGCCCAGGGACTCGATTCTGGAGGTTATGGCTGCCTGAGAGCCCCTGCCTATGGACATCAGCGATATGACTGCCGTTACCCCGATGATGACGCCCAGCACCGTAAGGGAAGAACGCATCTTGTTGGCCACAAGGGCCCCGGAAGCAGTGCGTAATGTCTGCGGCGCGTTCATGGGCTCACCTTCCTGGAGGGCGCTGAGCCTCCTGCCCCACCTTGTATCACCCACCGCTCATCAACAATCTGACCATCCCTGATGAGGATAATGCGCCGCGTGCGGTCCGCTATGTCCGGTTCGTGGGTCACCAGCACAATGGTAATCCCGTCATCCCTGTTGAGACCCTCAAGAATATCCATGATCTCCTGGCTCGAGCGGCTGTCCAGGTTGCCTGTGGGCTCATCGGCAAGGATGATGGAGGGGTTATTGACCAGAGAGCGGGCGATGGCCACCCTCTGCTGCTCGCCCCCCGAAAGCTCGCTGGGCCGGTGCCGGGCGCGCTGCGCCAGGCCCACCCTCTCCAGGGCCTCCAGCGCCCTCTTCCTGCGATTGCTCCCGTTCCCGTAGAGCAGGGGCAGCTCTACATTGGCCAGGGCCGAAGTGCGGCGAAGGAGGTTAAAGGTCTGAAAGACAAAGCCGATCTTCCTATTCCTGACCTCGGCTAGCTGCGAGTCGGAGAGCCGGCTCACCTGCGCCCCATCGAGGAAGTAGCTCCCGGAGGTAGGGGTATCCAGACAGCCTATGATGTTCATCAAGGTAGACTTCCCGGAGCCTGACGGGCCCATTATGGCCACCATCTCTCCCGTTTCGATGCGCAAGCTTACGTTCCGCACGGCCTG encodes:
- a CDS encoding ABC transporter permease; its protein translation is MNAPQTLRTASGALVANKMRSSLTVLGVIIGVTAVISLMSIGRGSQAAITSRIESLGTNLLFVRPGASSEAGARGAQGSAVSLTLEDAEALADPALAPSVAGVAPEVQTFAQAIAGRNNTRTQVVGVTPGYQFVRNFPVAEGNFISTSNVQSRSMVVVLGSNVAETLFGQVSAVGQSIRISGLQFKVIGVLKSKGGTGFGNADDVVLAPITTVQARLFRQRTAAGAQNVQTINVQAVSAKETDNAIQQISAILRQRHRIVVGEDDFTITSQQETITALQESTQVWVVFLGAIAGISLLVGGIGIMNIMLVSVTERTREIGVRKAVGAKRRDILLQFLVEAALLSLTGGGFGVLVGWGVSHFVSGLNLGGQAITTVVSADIVILAVSVSAAIGILFGLYPAYRAARLNPIEALRYE
- a CDS encoding ABC transporter ATP-binding protein, encoding MIELEDIVKTYQMGQIQVQAVRNVSLRIETGEMVAIMGPSGSGKSTLMNIIGCLDTPTSGSYFLDGAQVSRLSDSQLAEVRNRKIGFVFQTFNLLRRTSALANVELPLLYGNGSNRRKRALEALERVGLAQRARHRPSELSGGEQQRVAIARSLVNNPSIILADEPTGNLDSRSSQEIMDILEGLNRDDGITIVLVTHEPDIADRTRRIILIRDGQIVDERWVIQGGAGGSAPSRKVSP